From one Planctomycetota bacterium genomic stretch:
- a CDS encoding Mur ligase family protein translates to MAKGREFRGKRITVVGLGHFGGGVAVARWLAGQGAVVTATDAKPAAALSDDVARLEEIGVTLRLGGHDASNFTQADLVVTSPALPPRHELLEAARDAGVRVTTEICLLVERLPTKLVLGVSGTKGKSTTASLLARMLGAWRPMPGERAEKVRARRSSLIDLTRDVPRRVWLGGNLGGSLLADLERITPDDFVVLELSSAMLHYLAELEWSPHVGLATMIGVDHLAWHGSEAAYHEAKGNLVRFQNESDFAVLPTTSPIARSLKDVTQATVVEYGKRAHLPEAFAPKLFGKHNRVNERGAYAAAALFGIYPDQAAEACTDFAGLPHRLSEVHVDDRGVRWVDDSIATIPEAAAAACRAFPKGTVLQIVGGSDKGLDPTPMLDTLADWCRVVLCIGDTGTMLADRLGDRAVVCHDLATAVATARRESRRGDTVLLSPGYASYDQFANFEERGQEFARLASEAAG, encoded by the coding sequence GTGGCGAAGGGTCGTGAGTTTCGGGGCAAACGCATCACCGTCGTTGGGCTGGGCCACTTCGGCGGCGGGGTGGCGGTCGCACGATGGCTCGCCGGGCAGGGAGCCGTCGTCACCGCGACTGACGCCAAGCCTGCGGCCGCGCTCTCCGACGACGTCGCGCGACTCGAAGAGATCGGGGTCACTCTGCGTCTCGGCGGGCACGACGCGAGCAACTTCACGCAGGCCGACCTGGTCGTCACGTCACCCGCGCTGCCGCCGAGGCACGAGCTGCTCGAAGCCGCCCGCGATGCCGGCGTGCGGGTGACAACGGAGATCTGCCTGCTCGTCGAACGCCTGCCGACGAAGCTCGTGCTGGGCGTCAGCGGCACCAAGGGCAAGAGCACGACGGCTTCACTGCTTGCTCGAATGCTCGGTGCGTGGCGACCGATGCCCGGCGAACGCGCGGAGAAGGTCCGCGCGAGACGCAGCAGTCTGATCGACCTCACCCGCGACGTCCCACGCCGCGTCTGGCTCGGTGGTAACCTCGGCGGATCGCTCCTGGCTGACCTCGAACGGATCACGCCGGACGACTTCGTCGTGCTCGAGCTGTCGAGCGCGATGCTGCACTACCTGGCCGAGCTCGAGTGGTCGCCGCACGTCGGCTTGGCGACCATGATCGGCGTCGACCACCTCGCTTGGCATGGCAGCGAGGCCGCGTACCACGAGGCGAAGGGCAACCTCGTACGGTTCCAGAACGAAAGCGACTTCGCCGTCCTGCCGACGACATCGCCGATCGCGCGGAGTCTGAAAGACGTCACGCAAGCAACCGTGGTCGAGTACGGCAAACGTGCCCATCTGCCAGAGGCCTTCGCCCCAAAGCTGTTCGGCAAGCACAACCGTGTCAACGAGCGTGGCGCGTACGCCGCGGCCGCGTTGTTCGGCATCTACCCCGACCAGGCCGCCGAGGCGTGCACCGACTTCGCCGGCCTGCCTCATCGGCTGAGTGAGGTGCATGTCGATGATCGCGGCGTCCGCTGGGTTGACGACTCCATCGCCACCATCCCCGAAGCCGCCGCTGCCGCGTGTCGTGCTTTTCCGAAGGGCACGGTCCTCCAGATCGTCGGCGGCAGCGACAAGGGCCTGGACCCGACGCCGATGCTCGACACGCTCGCCGACTGGTGCCGTGTCGTCCTCTGCATCGGCGACACCGGCACCATGCTTGCCGACCGCCTCGGCGATCGGGCCGTCGTCTGCCACGACCTCGCCACCGCCGTGGCCACAGCCCGACGAGAGTCCCGGCGCGGCGATACGGTGCTC
- a CDS encoding vWA domain-containing protein has protein sequence MAVGPMLCSPWWLLPGLAVTAWLLWRRLPWTAVVAVLLTLALSGPTWRYRATPTVAVFVDLSPSTRGTDWREPQQLTRLLDGLPATVSSLSVFGESAVETTLDEFDGTEIPARSTALIIDAATDAAVVLTDGLLDLTSNVDTHFLVDPTLDDPDDTAAVRLQRDGSRLLRQIRIGRGLRGEVVEGTDEATQLIAGDGTDRWPENDVLTLPPAVGDGLQRLVIGGAMDGFDQAEPMTPALLRRAGVVVVRERIDASTGDLLRTFVTDLGGSVVWATHELPPMSLRPVLPLSYQPPEPREPWTLLVDVSGSTARLGDAMQRAVEIAATALPDATPVDVIAFSDGLFQLADGVPAASLDVTLPPPSGPTSIDAALQAVLNEGRPRQVLVLVDAEAEVEQDIAEAVTQADVTMHVLTPEGDPTPSVRGLVDATGGRLLIGNDLASLAREVIGEAAAGGLQSEERTVVIGDRAAAIAPWREAWSKDRATPIGEGDLPAATWRVGAGRATAVSASLPAAMLASMAEDGGGRMVDVRWVDGPELVVTAAELPTAERVELTFNGRTNPMWPIAADTFRTTIADAREPGVAVITVDGQTHARKAVAGRYDPEFEAIGNDVERLFEFADRFNGDVQADPTKLSIAGKIVALDLTLPIVLLTAMAAVTAAVRGRP, from the coding sequence ATGGCAGTCGGGCCGATGCTGTGTTCGCCGTGGTGGCTCCTGCCGGGACTGGCGGTGACGGCATGGCTGCTGTGGCGACGCCTGCCGTGGACGGCGGTCGTGGCAGTCCTGCTGACACTGGCGTTGTCCGGGCCAACCTGGCGATACCGCGCGACTCCGACCGTTGCGGTGTTTGTCGACCTCTCGCCGAGCACGCGCGGGACCGACTGGCGCGAGCCACAGCAGTTGACGCGGCTGCTCGACGGGCTGCCGGCAACCGTGTCGTCTCTCAGTGTCTTCGGTGAGAGCGCCGTCGAGACGACCCTCGACGAGTTCGACGGCACCGAGATCCCCGCCCGCTCGACAGCGCTCATCATCGACGCCGCCACAGACGCCGCCGTCGTTCTGACGGACGGCCTGCTGGACCTGACGTCGAACGTCGACACGCACTTCTTGGTCGACCCAACCCTTGACGATCCAGACGACACGGCTGCCGTCCGACTTCAACGCGACGGCAGTCGACTCCTCCGTCAGATCCGAATCGGCCGCGGACTGCGTGGCGAAGTTGTCGAAGGCACAGACGAAGCAACGCAACTCATCGCCGGCGACGGAACCGATCGCTGGCCGGAGAACGACGTTCTCACACTTCCGCCGGCTGTCGGTGACGGCTTGCAGCGGCTCGTCATTGGCGGGGCGATGGACGGCTTCGATCAAGCGGAGCCGATGACGCCGGCTTTGCTGCGTCGCGCGGGCGTCGTCGTTGTTCGTGAGCGCATCGACGCCTCGACTGGCGACTTGCTGCGGACCTTCGTCACCGACCTCGGCGGCAGTGTGGTCTGGGCGACCCATGAGCTACCACCGATGTCGCTGCGGCCAGTGCTGCCCCTGTCATACCAGCCGCCCGAGCCACGTGAACCGTGGACGCTGCTCGTCGATGTGAGTGGCAGCACCGCCCGACTCGGCGATGCGATGCAACGCGCGGTCGAAATTGCCGCGACAGCACTGCCGGATGCGACGCCGGTCGACGTCATCGCCTTCAGCGACGGTCTCTTCCAGCTCGCGGACGGCGTGCCGGCAGCGTCGCTCGACGTCACACTTCCGCCACCGAGCGGCCCGACGAGCATCGACGCTGCTCTGCAGGCGGTGCTCAACGAAGGCCGACCGCGGCAGGTGCTCGTACTGGTCGATGCCGAGGCAGAGGTTGAGCAAGACATCGCTGAAGCAGTGACACAGGCCGACGTCACGATGCACGTGTTGACTCCGGAAGGCGATCCGACACCGAGCGTCCGCGGCCTGGTCGACGCGACCGGTGGACGCCTGCTCATTGGGAACGACCTCGCGTCGCTCGCCCGTGAAGTCATTGGCGAAGCCGCTGCGGGTGGATTGCAGTCGGAGGAGCGAACCGTCGTCATCGGTGATCGCGCTGCGGCGATCGCCCCATGGCGAGAGGCTTGGTCGAAGGACCGGGCAACGCCCATCGGCGAAGGTGACCTGCCCGCAGCGACGTGGCGTGTGGGAGCAGGCCGAGCGACCGCCGTCTCGGCGTCGCTGCCCGCAGCGATGCTGGCGTCGATGGCCGAAGACGGCGGCGGGCGGATGGTCGATGTCCGCTGGGTCGACGGACCCGAGCTGGTCGTCACCGCCGCCGAGTTACCGACGGCCGAACGCGTTGAGCTGACCTTCAACGGCCGCACCAATCCGATGTGGCCGATCGCCGCCGACACGTTCCGGACGACGATCGCCGATGCTCGAGAACCTGGCGTTGCGGTCATCACCGTTGACGGCCAAACCCATGCCCGGAAGGCCGTCGCCGGCCGGTATGACCCGGAGTTCGAGGCGATTGGGAACGACGTCGAACGATTGTTTGAGTTCGCCGATCGTTTCAACGGCGATGTCCAGGCGGACCCGACGAAGCTGTCGATCGCGGGCAAGATCGTCGCGCTCGACCTAACACTGCCGATCGTCCTGCTGACAGCGATGGCCGCAGTGACCGCCGCCGTCCGCGGTCGGCCGTAA